The Sesamum indicum cultivar Zhongzhi No. 13 linkage group LG1, S_indicum_v1.0, whole genome shotgun sequence genome includes a window with the following:
- the LOC105163137 gene encoding transcription initiation factor TFIID subunit 9-like: MAEGGEDDMPRDAKIVKELLKSMNVDDYEPRVIHQFLELWYRYVVDVLTDAQVYSEHAAKSSIDSDDVKLAIQSKVNFSFSQPPPREVLLELARSRNKVPLPKSIAGPGIPLPPEPDTLISPNYQLAIPKRQNNQPAEETEEDEEAADPVTSSNPNSQDRRDLPQGTPQRVSFPLGAKHPR, encoded by the exons ATGGCAGAAGGGGGAGAAGATGATATGCCAAGGGATGCAAAGATCGTAAaggaattattaaaatcaatgaATGTCGATGATTATGAACCACGAGTCATTCACCAGTTTTTAGAACTTTGGTACCGGTACGTTGTCGATGTGCTGACTGATGCACAGGTCTACTCAGAACATGCTGCAAAATCTTCAATTGATTCTGACGATGTGAAGCTTGCAATACAGTCTAAAGTCAATTTTAGTTTCTCACAGCCTCCACCCCGAGAG GTGCTGCTGGAGTTGGCTAGGAGCAGAAATAAGGTTCCATTGCCGAAATCAATAGCAGGGCCTGGAATCCCTCTGCCACCGGAGCCGGATACCCTGATTAGCCCAAATTATCAATTAGCTATTCCCAAGAGGCAGAATAACCAACCTGCTGAAGAAACAGAAGAGGATGAAGAAGCTGCTGATCCCGTTACCAGTTCTAATCCAAATTCTCAAGACCGTAGAGATTTGCCCCAAGGAACACCCCAGCGAGTTTCTTTTCCCCTTGGAGCTAAACATCCACGATGA